A genomic segment from Gadus morhua chromosome 4, gadMor3.0, whole genome shotgun sequence encodes:
- the rerg gene encoding ras-related and estrogen-regulated growth inhibitor, which yields MAKSPEVKLAVFGRAGVGKSALVVRFLTRRFIWEYDPTLESTYRHQANVDDEVVAMEILDTAGQEDLQQRESHMRWGDGFIIVYDITDRGSFEDVAPLRSLLEDVKKPKNVPLVLVGNKCDLDHARQVGTEEGERLAAEMACAFYECSACADEGGAVAEAFHEVCREVRRRKAVQGKARRRSSTTHVKQAINKMLTKISS from the exons CTCTGGTGGTGAGATTCCTGACCAGACGCTTCATCTGGGAGTACGATCCCACACTCG aatCGACCTATCGCCATCAAGCCAATGTTGACGACGAGGTTGTAGCCATGGAGATCCTGGACACTGCGGGACAG GAGGACCTCCAGCAGAGGGAGAGCCACATGCGCTGGGGCGACGGCTTCATCATCGTCTACGACATCACCGACCGGGGCAGCTTCGAGGACGTGGCGCCGCTCAGAAGCCTGCTGGAGGACGTCAAGAAGCCCAAGAACGTCCCGCTGGTGCTGGTGGGCAACAAGTGCGACCTGGACCACGCCCGGCAGGTGGGCACGGAGGAGGGCGAGCGGCTGGCCGCCGAGATGGCGTGCGCCTTCTACGAGTGCTCGGCGTGCGCCGACGAGGGCGGCGCCGTGGCCGAGGCGTTCCACGAGGTGTGCCGCGAGGTGAGGCGGCGCAAGGCCGTGCAGGGCAAGGCGCGCCGCCGCAGCTCCACCACGCACGTCAAGCAGGCCATCAACAAGATGCTGACCAAGATCAGCAGCTAG